The following proteins are encoded in a genomic region of Coregonus clupeaformis isolate EN_2021a unplaced genomic scaffold, ASM2061545v1 scaf1024, whole genome shotgun sequence:
- the LOC123486137 gene encoding zinc finger protein 271-like: MGERRDYRGSSGESQQHHDTDEAEKSLSRSEHLKKHQQRPTGKKTHQCSDCGKSFTSSSDLKIHRRIHTGEKPYSCSDCGRSFTTLSQMTSHRRTHTGEKPFSCDRCGKSFAQSGNLTIHQRTHTGEKPYHCSDCRMSFTTSGGLISHQRTHTGDQCGKSFAAARNLIVHPREHTAALTVHQRIHTGVKPYHCSDCGMSFTTSNGLISHQRIHTGEKLYHCSDCGLSFTGLDKLTMHQRVHTERTYSCDQCGKSFAAATNLIVHQRTHTGEKPYSCDQCGKRFTQSAHLAVHQRTHTGEQPYSCDQCGKSFALPGNLTVHKRTHTGEKPYSCDVCEDSFATWTALATHKRIHTGEKPYHCSDCGMSFTSSSDLRRHQRTHTGEKPYSCDQCGKSFIRSDSLAKHKKIHAGEPQSVE; the protein is encoded by the exons atgg gagagagacgtgactatcgtgGATCTTCTGGGGagtctcaacaacatcatgatactgacgaggcagagaaaagtctctccagatcagaacacctcaagaaacaccagcagagacccACAGGGAAGAAAACTCACCaatgctctgactgtgggaagagtttcacctCTTCATCAGATCTTAAAATACACCGTAGaatccacacaggagagaaaccttatagctgctcCGACTGTGGAAGGAGTTTTACCACACTAAGCCAGATGACATCTCATCGGAGAACACACACGGGAGAAAAGCCTTTCAGTTGTGATCgatgtgggaagagctttgctcaGTCAGGCAACCTGACAattcaccagagaacacacacaggtgagaagccttaccactgctctgactgtagaATGAGTTTTACTACCTCGGGTGGACTgatatcacaccagagaacacacacaggagatcagtgtgggaagagctttgctgcCGCAAGGAACCTGATAGTTCACCCGAGAGAACACACAGCTGCTCTGACTGTCCACCAGAGAATCCACACTGGAGTGAAACcataccactgctcagactgtgggatgagttttactacctcaaatggactgatatcacaccagagaatccacactggagagaaactataccactgctcagactgtgggttGAGTTTTACTGGGTTAGACAAACTGACTATGCACCAGCGAGTACACACGGAGAGGACTTACAGCTGTGACcaatgtgggaagagctttgctgcAGCAACAAACCTGATagttcaccagagaacacacacgggagagaaaccttacagctgtgaccaatgtgggaagagattcactcagtcggCACACCTGGCTGtccaccagagaacacacacgggAGAgcagccttatagctgtgatcaatgtgggaaaagTTTTGCTTTGCCAGGAAACCTGACCgtacacaagagaacacacactggagaaaagcctTACAGCTGTGATGTATGTGAGGATAGTTTTGCCACCTGGACAGCCCTGGCTACCCACAAACGAATCCACACAGGTGAGAAACCATACCACTGCTccgactgtggaatgagctttaCTTCCTCGAGCGACCTGAGAAGACACCAGAGAacccacacaggagagaaaccttacagctgtgatcagtgtgggaagagctttatTCGATCAGACTCCCTGGCAAAACACAAGAAAATACACGCAGGAGAGCCACAGAGTGTAgaatga